A part of Halogeometricum sp. S3BR5-2 genomic DNA contains:
- a CDS encoding redoxin domain-containing protein — MSEVGLAVGETVPDVRERIVRSNGETADVALSELTAERPVLLNFYTMDFSPDCVSEWCEFRDFDWFATGDTVQVVGASKSGERLHRKFISQFSLGFPLFADTRLALADAFDVRYRAFGVSHRAHRSCFLVDGEMRVRYKWVGEHWLDPTRDTPPVGEIHDAVVRELDADDVETFGF, encoded by the coding sequence ATGTCCGAGGTGGGACTCGCAGTGGGGGAGACGGTGCCGGACGTGCGCGAGCGAATCGTCCGGTCGAACGGGGAGACGGCGGACGTCGCGCTGTCGGAACTCACGGCCGAACGACCGGTGTTGTTGAACTTCTACACGATGGATTTCAGCCCCGACTGCGTCTCCGAGTGGTGCGAGTTCCGCGACTTCGATTGGTTCGCCACGGGCGATACCGTACAGGTCGTCGGCGCGAGCAAGTCCGGCGAGCGACTCCACCGCAAGTTCATCAGCCAGTTCAGCCTCGGATTCCCGCTGTTCGCGGACACGCGCCTCGCACTCGCCGACGCGTTCGACGTGCGCTACCGGGCGTTCGGCGTCTCCCACCGCGCGCACCGCTCCTGTTTCCTCGTCGACGGGGAGATGCGCGTCCGCTACAAGTGGGTCGGCGAGCACTGGTTGGACCCGACGCGCGACACGCCGCCGGTCGGCGAGATTCACGACGCCGTCGTCCGTGAACTGGACGCCGACGACGTCGAGACGTTCGGGTTCTAG
- a CDS encoding lipoate--protein ligase family protein: MSDPDSDSDAELGPDEARGPLADREWRLVREEARDGPMQMALDEIAAETAAAGGPRTVRVYRWQPSTLSLGYHQDPETVDWAHCEREGVTVTRRQTGGGGIYHDSEGDISYSIVAPKAELPGDLMESYHLLCAPVLDAFARLGVDADFVDESVPEIWHPACYLRELHPAHDVVAGGKKVSGNAQYRRNDSVVQHGSLTYSVRAAEHLAVFDGHDVTPDAFADRVGGVDEFSDASSAEAVSAVESALESWADADEGGWTDDELARARERAEEKYADDEWVRRDPRERASRS; encoded by the coding sequence ATGAGCGACCCCGACTCCGACTCTGACGCCGAACTCGGGCCGGACGAGGCGCGCGGTCCGTTGGCCGACCGCGAGTGGCGACTCGTCCGCGAGGAGGCGCGGGACGGCCCGATGCAGATGGCGCTGGACGAGATAGCCGCCGAGACGGCCGCCGCGGGCGGCCCGCGGACCGTCCGCGTCTATCGGTGGCAACCGAGCACGCTCTCTCTGGGCTACCATCAAGACCCGGAGACGGTCGACTGGGCGCACTGCGAACGCGAGGGCGTCACCGTCACCCGCCGGCAGACCGGCGGCGGCGGCATCTACCACGATTCCGAGGGGGACATCTCCTACTCCATCGTCGCGCCGAAGGCGGAACTGCCGGGCGACCTGATGGAGAGCTACCACCTGCTCTGCGCGCCCGTTCTCGACGCCTTCGCCCGCCTCGGCGTCGACGCCGACTTCGTCGACGAGTCGGTGCCGGAGATATGGCACCCCGCGTGCTACCTGCGCGAACTCCACCCCGCACACGACGTCGTCGCCGGCGGCAAGAAGGTGAGCGGCAACGCCCAGTACCGCCGGAACGACTCGGTCGTCCAGCACGGGTCGCTGACTTACTCGGTCCGGGCGGCCGAGCATCTCGCCGTCTTCGACGGCCACGACGTGACCCCCGACGCGTTCGCGGACAGGGTGGGCGGCGTCGACGAGTTCTCCGACGCCTCCAGCGCCGAGGCCGTCTCGGCCGTCGAGTCTGCCCTCGAATCATGGGCCGACGCCGACGAGGGCGGGTGGACCGACGACGAACTCGCTCGCGCGCGCGAGCGCGCGGAGGAGAAGTACGCCGACGACGAGTGGGTCCGGCGCGACCCGCGGGAGCGGGCGTCCCGAAGCTAA
- a CDS encoding deoxyribonuclease IV encodes MRVGAHVSMASSKVSSDEETPPHGNVANAVHRQVAFGGNCGQIFTTSPQVWRDPEISDEEAELFRKETAEKLDGPWVIHSSYLVNLCTPKEDLRRKSLESMQTEVDMAEKLDIPYVNVHLGAHTGAGEEQGLDNAVSVLDDLAIPDGVTVLVESDAGSGTKMGDEFEHLAYVIEESEQDLDMCLDTAHAFAAGYDLSTEEGVYDTVAELDDVVGLEHLACVHLNDSKHECGTNKDEHALIGEGLIGEEGMSAFVNHPDLADVPLVLETPTEDGKGFAWNIARVKELREGE; translated from the coding sequence ATGCGCGTCGGAGCACACGTCTCGATGGCCAGTTCGAAAGTCTCCTCGGACGAGGAGACGCCGCCGCACGGCAACGTCGCCAACGCGGTTCACCGGCAGGTCGCCTTCGGCGGCAACTGCGGGCAGATATTCACCACCTCGCCGCAGGTGTGGCGCGACCCCGAGATAAGCGACGAGGAGGCGGAACTCTTCCGAAAAGAGACGGCGGAGAAACTCGACGGTCCGTGGGTCATCCACTCGTCGTACCTCGTGAACCTCTGCACGCCGAAGGAGGACCTCCGGCGGAAGTCGCTCGAATCGATGCAGACGGAGGTGGACATGGCGGAGAAACTCGACATCCCCTACGTGAACGTCCACCTCGGCGCACACACCGGGGCGGGCGAGGAGCAGGGACTCGACAACGCCGTCTCGGTGCTGGACGACCTCGCCATCCCCGACGGCGTCACCGTCCTCGTCGAGTCCGACGCCGGAAGCGGAACGAAGATGGGCGACGAGTTCGAGCACCTCGCCTACGTCATCGAGGAGTCCGAACAGGACCTCGATATGTGTCTCGACACCGCCCACGCGTTCGCCGCGGGGTACGACCTCTCGACCGAGGAGGGGGTGTACGACACCGTCGCGGAACTCGACGACGTGGTCGGTCTCGAACACCTCGCGTGCGTCCACCTGAACGACTCCAAGCACGAGTGCGGGACGAACAAGGACGAACACGCCCTCATCGGCGAGGGTCTCATCGGCGAGGAGGGGATGTCCGCGTTCGTCAACCACCCGGACCTCGCGGACGTCCCCCTCGTCCTCGAGACGCCCACCGAGGACGGCAAGGGGTTCGCGTGGAACATCGCGCGCGTGAAGGAACTCCGCGAGGGCGAGTAA
- a CDS encoding DUF4112 domain-containing protein, giving the protein MERDDFADEFDGYDGEIPEGVDEAAVERMRTVAHAFDDLIDVPGTNSSIGLDPILGVVPVVGDLASAAFSLYIVAESARLGVSYKTLVAMLANVAIDTAGGAVPYVGTLFDAVWKANQWNFEMAMSDLQDQFDFDDDFGGGGPGDFPEDDDGDGPVVIDVE; this is encoded by the coding sequence ATGGAACGAGACGACTTCGCAGACGAGTTCGACGGCTACGACGGAGAGATTCCCGAGGGAGTAGACGAGGCGGCCGTCGAGCGGATGCGAACCGTCGCGCACGCCTTCGACGACCTGATAGACGTTCCCGGGACCAACAGCAGTATCGGTCTCGACCCGATACTCGGCGTCGTCCCCGTCGTCGGTGACCTCGCCAGCGCGGCGTTCTCGCTGTACATCGTCGCGGAGTCGGCGCGCCTCGGCGTCTCGTACAAGACGCTCGTCGCCATGCTCGCCAACGTCGCCATCGACACCGCCGGCGGCGCAGTTCCGTACGTCGGCACGCTGTTCGACGCGGTGTGGAAGGCGAACCAGTGGAACTTCGAGATGGCGATGTCGGACCTGCAGGACCAGTTCGACTTCGACGACGACTTCGGCGGCGGCGGACCCGGCGACTTCCCCGAGGACGACGACGGCGACGGCCCCGTCGTCATCGACGTGGAGTAG